The sequence TAGAATTCTCCCAGAAATCAGAGTATTGCTCTTCAATAGTTACtatgaatttgaatttttcataGCTGAGGCAGTatacagataaaatatttaaccaaagagtccaaaataaaataatccaaatttcctatctaacattttatattttaaaaatcctttaaatttTATCTAGGAGAATAATCATTCTCACATCATAGCTAAGTCACaaggaactttgaaaaaaaaattcatccctGAGAAGTCAAAGAAAGAAACCTCTAAAAACACAGAAGTGACAATCCTGCACCCTTTTAACAATCTTTACCATAGCATGAACTTTTATCAGCAGTCAGCAATCAAATGTAGTCCAATCTGGCCTCTGATGATCTGATCTTTTTGCAATAAAACTATAAgtgcaacatttaaaaaaatcagataaatagGGACTCCGGTTTTATTGGCAGGTTTACATTTTTGTCAAGTCCAAGGTCAGCCAGCTAAGATAtgtatattccaataaagactGAAGTAATAACTTCTGCTGGCAGCTCTTCTGAGTCTCCATTTCCCCCATTGATCTTCACCCAAATAGTAAAAGTAATACAATTGCAATTGAGTTTACTATTATCAATGgcactgcaaagaaaaaaaaaacaaaacagttttttattattaaaaaaatcagaaaaacacgAAGACATAGTTACTAGCATCCAGGAAGGATGGAAATACAGTATGTCATCAGAATCACGTTGCAAATCCTTATAACAAAGTAACATTCAAAAATGCATTGGATCATAAAATCCGAAACTTATTGTAAAGTGGGCTTGTGTGACTGGGGATAAGGGTCACACTGGTACAAGATCAATACAAAGTCATCTGTGGATAGTGCTGGTGCAGCTCTGGGAACACAGAAGCATACTGGACCCAGGTGGAAGTAGACCCACATGGCTGCCAGTGACAACTGACATTAGAAATACAGTGCAAAGAAGATTCTGTAGCTTCATCACTAAATTAAGAATCAAACTTATCCTACCCAAAGCTGTGATGAAAGCAgctaacagagagagagagagagatggaaagagaccCTAATTTTAATGGTTTCAAATAAAAGGTTTTGAATTCCTGAGTtgctctaaaatattttctaataaaaatagcaGATATGGGACCTGTATTTTTCTCTTGAAAGTCTTACAGGACTCTAGATGACTTTTCTACTTAGAAGCAAAAGAATTTCTAAAAGGCAAGAACACCATTGTCTTTCAACTCTGAGCGGTGACATACAGGTAGCATACAAATATTACATCACTGAGCATTCCATCTGCATCAAGTGGCTTAGATAGAAATAAGAGGCAAGCTAGGAAAGAAACTAGTAACTTTTAAGCAGTAAAGCCAAGttaaatattatagaaaaaagTTCCCACTACAAAAATGGCATTCACACTTGGAAGTTTTGCTACTTAAATCAAACCACAAAATTAAGAGTGTTCCACTAGTTTTTCTTCTTACCTCTCATCACAGTTCTCACAGATCGAATAAGGTTCATTAGCTGAGATTTAATTCCAGGCTCTTCTCCGAATCCACCAATTCCCTGGTCTGTTCCCCAGCCAACTGCATAATATAAAGATGATTAGCTGTGATAAAATTTATTATGCACTCACCTTGCTCCCTCATTAGTCACCTTCTAAAGATGATTTTGAGCCTTTGTTAGACATAAAGTATAGTTATATGACTTAAAAACTTgagtatattttttacttttgataAGCAGCACAAActcatttaatttcaattttgattttataaaataaactacagtcTAATAAATTCTTCCATGGCACTGTATTCAGTAAAGATGACTGTTGTGACACCctgattgttttctttctatttttctaaactaacaaacaaaatatttttcaggtcagaattaaaaacaaagtatatTGTCAAGTTGAATAATTAGCTCAATTCAGAATTCATAAAACCCAAAGTAATTATCAGTATAAAAGTGTTGCAGCTGAGCTTCACTCTCTGTTCACCTGGGGAAATGTTAATGTAAACCTGGTCCCAGCTTGGTTAGGCCTTCATAGCATGCTCTAACCTGACAACAGAGGCACATCTTTTTAACTTGATCAttcctcttcatttctcaattttgaGGTAAGGAATTTAGCCTATtatctaaccctaaccccacttATTTTCAGTAAATGAGTCTTTTACCTTCTTCTATCATTTTCCTGATAATATAAATCATTATTTCTTTACCTTTATctgctaattctttttttattgccttACGCATTCTTCTGGAGGCTTACATGGCCTCATTTCTGCAACGTCCTTCTCTTGTCCTCATTTCAGGTCCACTTTTCATATCTCACATGACTATGTAGTTTTTTACTGTCATATAACTACAGGGCTTAATTAATTCCTGACATGTTAACCCTTCAACTTGAAGACAGAgaacaagtttttattttatacatgaaagAACCATGTATCAGGTAACAAGATTTCACTTTGTTTAATCAACTTTTACTTGGTTGAAATAAAGGTTAAATAATggttgcttgcttgttttttgtttttttaaaaaaattttttggtcaCATCAACACTGAGATGTGTTGTGGTATAAAACTAATGTAAAATTCAAGTTCACAGCAGAGCTGATGTGTTTTCACTCCCACTCACCCTTCAAGGCCTAGCTCACTTGTGCTTACAGTCTTCCCCATTCACAGGGCTGTCACTCTTTTTTGAGCTCCCGCAGCACAACTTCTATCACAGTGGTTAATATCACAGCCTCTACTATCTCTTGCCAGACTCTCAATAGATGCCTCTGCAATTTCGTCTCGACTTCTTTCTCCCTTAAAGTGTCAGATCTTTCTAGCTCACAATGTGTGATGATTCCCATTGCCTACTGAGTGAAGTTAGAAACTCCTTAAATTGACATGCTAGCCCTGTATCATACTACAACCCTCCAAGTAACTAGTGGTTACTCAGTTACCCACTAATTGCTATACATATTAAAGGCAGCTTCTGAATCTAGGTTTGTCTGACTTCAATGTCAGGGCCTTTCCTAATTCCCTCCCATGTCATAATAAACCTTTCTCTTTGCTCCCCAAATAGTAACTACTGATTGTAAGTTACATTATAAATTCCTGGAAGACAGGAACTGAATTTAGTCTGTCTTTacctttcccctctcccccacccagagcaagtacttagtaaatgtttgtggaattaaTCTGAATTTATAGCAGACCAAGTTAATTTTGGATAAAGAAAGATAAGGTAAATCCTAGAATCGCAGATAAAACTTCCAAAGAaacatgtttctttatttttaagacaCACGAAGTGTAACCAATCATTCAATTGCAGCTTtgcgggagggaggaagaaatccTACAATATTAAATGTACACATCTCTCCAAGATAAAAACAATCTCAGAAGATACACCTGCATCTTGCTTCCTACTTCTGGATCTACTTCTCTCTCTGACAAGCAAATACACTTACGCTGTTTCTCCAACACTGACTTTTACCATATAACAAGTTCTACTGTAAGTTCTTTCTCCCACATACCTGTCTCACTCTTCCAGGGAGCTCAATCAGCGTTCTCCACTACATGGCAGTCCTCTTTTTGTAATTTAAGTTCAAAGGTGTAGTACCAGCCTTTAACTACTTATAATGTGGTAAAAACTATTTCATAATAGTGTCTCTAGAAAGACATAAAACGCAAAATGACCACCACCACCAGTTGTATCATTTTCCAAACCAGTTTAGTCTTACTCATATAAACCTACTTAACAACTCTGCACAATAAGAAAGCAGCCTGGTTTTGGTTAAACATAATGGTTACTGTAACGAAGGAGAAAGTTTTCCTTGACCCTCTTAGGGTCCCTGGCTatgtctgaaaattaaactgacaaagacaggttaacaggagaaaagcacacaaattttattaagtttttacaTGTACCTGGGAGTCTTCACAAGAAAATGAAGATCTGAAAAACTGACCAAAGCAGGAAGTTTTTCTACCTTTTAGACAAAAGAACAAATTTGTGaagaattaacaaaacaaaggggtTTGGGCTATGGGTAGGAAATGTAATAATGTCTGTTTATACAGTCTTCCCGGCCCTAAATTCcctgtctctggtgataagaatgtcTCCTTTCCTCCTGGTACAGGAAGGATACCTTTCACACGGGAGATTTATCTCTCGCTTTCAAGAAAGAagggccagggagggaggagggcggaGTGACCTCTCTGATTCTGGTGTTTTCTCTAACTCCTTCAGCTTAAGATATTCAACATACCACGGTGCCTTATTTGGGGGTAGCATGTCCTGAACTCCATCAATGGATACACACTTTTATCTTAGCTTTCTCCTGAAACCCTACTAAAAATGACATTAAAAGAGTAACAAGAAAGAAGTCTGCAGGCAAGAGAAGTCAATCTGgacaatgaaaaataaagggaagaaaaactgaCTTAGTAGAGAAGGCTGAAACCTAAACATCCAGGGAGCACACAATAAAAAACTGAGGTGAATCGTGCTGAGAACcctggaaacttgaaagaaaCTTCAAAATGCCAGTGAGGGCGACAAAGCTGAAACACAGGAGGACTAATTGAAAAGTCTCCATAAGAGCAGTTAGCGccgctcctccttcccctcccatcccaccccatccccttcccTAGACTGAACTGATAGGAAGAATGTCCCTCTCTTATACCCTCAGAAGACAGAGGTTTACTCTCAGCAGAGACTGAAGCATGGAAGCTCTGGACCTGGGGACATCTAGGGAGGGTGGATTGAATTAAAGTCTGCAAACCTAAGTGTCAGACTCCTGCCCACTTTCCTTGCTTGTGTCTCAAGTAAGCCTGGAAATAAGAACACTTATATTCTGCAGACAGGAAGTTGTAAAATTACTCTGGAAATTGACCAGCTGCCCAAGAATACTTCAGATACTGACATACTGGGGGCTTTAATGAAAGAGCGAACTTACAGAGAGGCCCACTGGTGAGCAAATCCCAACCACATACACAGAGCTTCCTAAGAGCCTCTCAGTGCTTTACTCTTTAGAATGAACTGACAGTCAAGAGGGAACAATTCTTAACATGGAAAGACagaacaaaaccagaaaagaagacTTTGAGGAAGAGACAATGCAAGAAGtagaagttcatttaaaaaaaaaacaaacatccttAGAGAGAGAACAACTACTGTAGCTATAAACCCCAGAGAACAAGATGCCATAAAAAAAGgagacataaaaaagaaggagtgggacttccctggtggtgcagtggttaagaatccgtctgccaatgcaggggacacgggttcgagccctggtccgggaagatcccacatgccgcggagcaactaagcccgtgcaccacaactaccgagcctgcgctctagagcccgtgagccacaactactgagcctgcgagccataagtactgagcccacatgccacaactactgaagcccacacacctagagcccatgctccgcaacaagagaagccagcacaccgcaatgaagagtagcccccgctcgccacaactaaagaaagcccgtgcacagcaacgaagacccaacgcagccaaaaatgaataaataaatttatttaaaaaaaaaaaaggagagcttGTTCTTGCTATATTAGCATAAAAAGTTCAAAAGAAGAGGCCAACACACTAAGTTGAAGTCACCTACCAGACAaggcaaaattaaagaaaaaagaaagtatcaaTATGTCAAAATAAcaggagttccagaaagagagaaaaaaaagtaggaaaaaattatcaaacaagatggtcaaaaagcacatgaaaagatgttcaccatcactaattatcagagaaatgcaaatcaaaactacaatgagatatcacctcacaccggtcagaatggcaatcatcaaaaaatctccaaacaataaatgctggagagggtgtggagaaaagggaaccctcttacaccattggtaggaatgtaaattggtgcagccactatggagaacattatggaagttccttaaaaaactaaaaatagaactaccctatgacccagcaatcccactcctaggcatatacccagagaaaaccataattcaaaaagatacatactcCCCAATTACTCCCCATAattgcactattatgaactttcatcaaatctttaaccatggtcatttttaagtcttttgtcatttacagacagttctgggtgtactctgatgcttttgcaaatatgttcctataaaagggtttcatcttcaaggaattcatagaaaagactctgacaagtaccggtttctggtaactgtactgctgaactgaatgaataagcattttcagaactctaatgaaaaactgatgaactcataaaagtgctaacaaaagatcaagataaaaaaaatttaattacatgggactgagtgaactgatgaggatgattataatttttgtgactttctgtttgaattaaaaaaaaaaatcccacaaggactcagggcaaagaatatagaaatcaattttcactgcaaagtaaaggagctgttacagtggaggattactggactgaatgtcaatattatgacatactatgagtgtgtttcgtgtttggtaattgcaatcattgttgcttttgttgtggtcatccatttacaatgcttggtgtcagtctatttatctcttgtaaaaataaaatacagtgtgtgtatgtgtgaaaaaaaaaaaaagcatacattaGCTATTCCAAATGAAGACAAACCATGGTTTTGTGGAATGAACATAACATCAGTATTCCAGTCCTCTTTTATTAAACTAGTTcttgatacaaaaaaaaaaaaaaaaagatacatactccccagtgttcactgcaggagtatttacaatagccaggtcatggaatcaacctaaatgtccatcaacagaggaatggataaagatgtggcacatatatacaatggaatattactcagccataaaaaagaaaaaaataatgccatttgcagcaacatgaatggacccagagactgtcctACTGAGTgaatactgagtgaagtaagtcagacacagaaagacaaatatcatatgatatcacttatatgtggaatcttaaaaaaaataaaaggtatagatgaacttatttataaaacataagtAGAGtcacacatatagaaaacaaacttatggttaccaggggatggtggcgggggtggggtggggggcagaaagggataaattgggaagttgggactgacatatacacactactatatataaaatagataactgataagaacctgctgtatagcacagggaactctactcagtactctgtaatggcctatatgggaaaagaatctaaaaagaaaaaaaaaaaatagaggatatatgtataactgattcactttgctatacacctgaaactaacaacattgtaatcaactatactccaataaaaatttttaaaaattatcaaacaaATATTAAGAGATGATATCCTAGAACTGAGGGATATGAGACTTTAGGCCAAATGGGCCCAATCAGAGCACAGCCCAATGAATGAAAAGGAGACCCACATGTTGCCACATTATTGTAAAATCTCAGAcctaaaaagataaagagaatacCCTAAAGGCTTTTAGAGAGGCAACTTAGGTTACCTACAAAGAATCAGGAAACAGAATGGCATTAGACTTcttaacatcaaaaaagaaaacgagaaaattaaatggaataatgtcttcaaaactctgaagaaaaattggttccaatctagaattctacagccaaaccataattcaactagaagaaaggataaaattatgatttttttttactgttcagCTGTAATATTCATAGTCATAGTAATGTAAATATGGAATACTGATATCACCAATAATTGGTTGGAGATGGGAGAGATGGAGAAGGgaagtatgtgtgtatttgtgcttACACAAGAATGAGTGTGCTGCTGATGGCATAATAGTGCTAAACCCTTCCACAGTAGTAGGTCAGTGACTTAAAACTTGGAAGAGTTGAAAATAATTGCTTTTGAAGAACAGGGGAGGTTGAGGAGAGATGGAGCAGAAGGCTTCTATCTTTCTTTACAAACTGAAGGGGCTTTTCTGACCTTTTTTCCACACACATATACtgctttgataaaaataaaaataacatttaaaaagaaagcctGTAAAGCTGCTCCTCTATTGGAGAAACCCCTCTGGAATGAGGCCTTCCTCTCCAGAGCATGAACATCCTGACGGCAGGAACGGGTTCCAAAAAGTAGAGGGGTTTCAACCACGAATCACTCTGAATATTTAAACTTGCTTTATAACCACCTTTAGATGGTTTCATTTCCTATACTTGCTTTTTGGAAGTTTATCATTGCTAAAATTATCAATCCTTTCCATTCATGGCCACAAGCTCTTACATGgtaaaaaaaagaacttgtttTAACCACTTTGTGGATCATGCACTCAGTTTTTATGAGAAACCATGATTTCCAACaatctttttatcttttagaCCTGTtccaaaaagatatttaaatatatgcttCTACATAATGGGAGGAGTGACTCTCAGAAAAAATTTACCTTCCAACTGCTCTTCAACAAAACAGGATAAAATTCTACAATATAGGGAGGGAATAGCATTGgagtaatttttcaaaaatagtaaGTTATCAGAGGGGgtgccttcaagatggcggaggagtaagacgtggagatgaccttcctccccacaaatacatcaaagtacatctacatgtggaacaactcctatagaacacctactgaacactggaaacttccccaaaggcaagaaactccccacgtacctgggtagggcaaaagaaaaaaggaaaaacagagacaaaagaatagggacgggacctgcaccactgggagggagctgtgaaggaggaaaggtttccacacactaggaggccccttcacgggcagagacggGGAGTAGCagtggggaagctttggagccatggagaagagcgcagcaacaggggtgcagagggcaaagtggagagattcccgcacaggggatcggtgccgaccagcactcactagcccgagaggcttgcctgctcacccgccaggacagtgggggctgggagctgaggctcgggcttcggtcagatcccagggagaggagtggggttggcggcgtgaacacagcctgaagtgggcaagtgcaccacagctagctgggagggagtccaggaaaaactctggaactgcctaagacagaagagaccattgttttggggtgcgcgaggagaggggattcagaacaccgctgaaacgagctccagagacgggcgtaaggcgcggctatcagcgcggacaccagagacaggcatgaaacgctaaggctgctgctgcctccaccaagaagcctgtgtgcaagcacaggtcattatccacacctcccctcccgggagactgtgcagcccgccactgccagggtcccgtgatacagggacaacttccccagaggGACACACGGTGCATCTCAGGCtattgcaatgtcacgccggcctctgccgccacaggatcgccccgcactccgtacccctccctctccccagcctgagggagccagagcccccaaatcagctgctcctttaaccccgtcctgtctgggcagggaacacacgccctcaggcaacctacacacagaggtgggtccaaatccaaagctgaaccccgggacctgtgcgaacaaagaagagaaagggaaatctctcccagcagcctcaggagcagcggattaaatctccacaatcaacttgaggtaccctgcatctgtggaatacctgaatagatgaCGAATCATCCCtaaactgaggaggtggactttgggagcaactgtggaCATGAggcttgctttctgcatctaattcgTTTCTGgtattatgtttatcttagtttagtatttaaagCTTATAATCACTGGtaatttgtttactgatttggttgctctcttcctttttttattttatatatatatattttttttcctttttctctttttatgagtgtgtatgtgtatatttgtgtgattttctctgtatagctttgcttttgccatttgtcctagggttctgtctgtttttttgtttttgctttttttttttttttagtatagtctttagcacttattatcattggtggatttgttttttgttttgtttgctctcttctttctttctttttttattacttttttatttttaatatttttttctattttaataactttaatttattttattattttttttctttttttctttcttttcttttctcccttttcttctgagccgtgtggctgacagggtcttggtgctctggtggggagtcaagcctgagcctctgaggtaggagagccaagttcaggacactggtccaccagagaccgccGGGCctcacgtaataccaaacggcaaaagctctcccacagatctcc is a genomic window of Balaenoptera ricei isolate mBalRic1 chromosome 14, mBalRic1.hap2, whole genome shotgun sequence containing:
- the IER3IP1 gene encoding immediate early response 3-interacting protein 1, coding for MVFTLYSLLQAALLCVNAIAVLHEERFLKNIGWGTDQGIGGFGEEPGIKSQLMNLIRSVRTVMRVPLIIVNSIAIVLLLLFG